A single window of Selenomonas sputigena DNA harbors:
- a CDS encoding methyl-accepting chemotaxis protein, which produces MNLKTRMIALIGTPVLLVFIVMAGIVYEILMDSMEQEMTEMATHHASDINGKLIGKKEMLAAVTRAWDAKLPSYEDMQTTANYFANKNGIGDFFIGFPNQPFIDGADKTSDPTFDATGRAWYKDAAGSQDVMISKIYLTKTDHKPVVSFSSAFRQNGQVAGVAGFDLSLEAVKDFVSAIKVGETGGAFLLNEDGNFISHKSKTIDDTILDQKEHADAIKAFFKGKPTIASWSEDGTTMLFASAPVGDTGWVLVLEVPKSEILAPIMKMGAIVAVVILLSIAMLIAIILYITRSIATPITELGKIAEQVAEGNLSHKFSDTDRQDEIGRLHQSFAKMSKNLHDLVQRSLKAADQLAVSSEELTSSAGQSANASQSAAEAVTHIAQSAQQQNDIVDRSIDSVNTMSDEMGKVVNVIHDVAASAAETHKATTEGQSGLHVAVEGMETINGSTKEVADAVNSLYEGSKRISEIVEMITQIASQTNLLALNAAIEAARAGESGKGFAVVAEEVRKLAEQSETAAQQITTLITENSSQIERTFSIMQQQKERVGEGVTQVNEAGKKFDRIAELVQELSERVTSIETLAQRVRQGSAQTVSSVQEIKNASNDVRKEAENVSAVSEEQAASTQEIAAASQTLSQLAHELKETVGRFHV; this is translated from the coding sequence ATGAATTTGAAAACAAGGATGATCGCCCTGATTGGCACGCCTGTCCTCTTGGTCTTCATCGTCATGGCCGGCATCGTCTATGAGATCCTCATGGATTCCATGGAACAGGAAATGACAGAAATGGCAACCCATCACGCGAGCGACATCAACGGCAAGCTAATCGGCAAGAAAGAAATGCTCGCCGCCGTGACGCGCGCTTGGGATGCGAAGCTTCCCTCATACGAGGACATGCAGACGACGGCGAACTATTTTGCCAACAAAAACGGCATCGGGGATTTCTTCATCGGCTTTCCAAACCAGCCCTTCATTGACGGCGCGGACAAGACATCGGATCCCACCTTCGATGCGACGGGACGCGCCTGGTACAAGGATGCAGCAGGCTCTCAGGACGTCATGATCTCGAAGATCTACCTGACCAAGACCGATCACAAGCCCGTCGTGAGCTTCAGCTCGGCGTTTCGCCAAAACGGTCAGGTCGCAGGCGTCGCGGGCTTCGACCTATCGCTCGAGGCCGTGAAAGATTTCGTCTCCGCCATCAAGGTCGGAGAAACGGGCGGCGCCTTCCTCCTCAACGAGGACGGCAACTTCATCTCGCACAAGTCGAAGACAATCGACGACACGATTCTCGATCAGAAGGAACACGCTGACGCGATCAAAGCCTTCTTCAAAGGCAAACCAACCATCGCCTCATGGAGCGAGGACGGCACGACGATGCTCTTCGCTTCCGCTCCTGTCGGCGATACGGGCTGGGTGCTCGTGCTCGAAGTGCCGAAGTCGGAAATCCTCGCTCCGATCATGAAGATGGGCGCGATCGTCGCCGTCGTCATCCTCCTTTCGATCGCCATGCTCATCGCCATCATCCTCTACATCACGCGCTCGATTGCAACACCAATCACGGAACTCGGCAAGATCGCCGAACAGGTGGCAGAAGGCAATCTGTCGCACAAGTTCAGCGACACCGATCGTCAGGATGAGATCGGACGACTGCATCAGAGCTTCGCCAAGATGTCCAAGAACCTGCACGACCTCGTGCAGCGCTCCCTCAAAGCTGCCGATCAGCTCGCCGTATCCTCCGAAGAATTGACCTCATCGGCTGGCCAATCCGCCAACGCTTCGCAGAGCGCGGCGGAAGCTGTAACCCACATCGCCCAGAGCGCACAGCAGCAAAATGACATCGTCGACCGCTCCATCGACTCTGTTAACACAATGTCCGATGAAATGGGCAAGGTCGTCAATGTTATTCACGATGTCGCCGCCTCCGCCGCCGAGACGCACAAGGCTACGACGGAAGGCCAGAGCGGTCTTCATGTCGCCGTCGAGGGCATGGAGACCATCAACGGCAGCACGAAAGAGGTTGCCGATGCTGTCAACTCTCTCTATGAAGGCTCGAAGCGCATATCCGAGATCGTCGAGATGATCACCCAAATTGCCAGCCAGACAAACCTCCTCGCCCTAAACGCTGCCATCGAAGCTGCACGCGCCGGCGAATCGGGCAAGGGTTTCGCCGTCGTCGCTGAAGAGGTGCGAAAGCTCGCCGAGCAGTCGGAAACAGCAGCGCAGCAAATCACGACGCTCATCACGGAAAACTCCTCTCAGATCGAGCGCACCTTCTCCATCATGCAGCAGCAAAAGGAGCGCGTCGGCGAGGGCGTAACGCAAGTCAATGAAGCGGGCAAGAAGTTTGACCGCATCGCCGAACTCGTACAAGAACTGTCCGAGCGCGTCACGAGCATCGAGACGTTGGCGCAGCGCGTGCGCCAGGGCAGCGCACAGACCGTCTCCTCCGTACAGGAAATCAAGAACGCCTCGAACGATGTGCGCAAGGAGGCCGAGAATGTCTCTGCTGTCTCTGAGGAGCAGGCCGCATCAACGCAGGAAATCGCTGCAGCGAGCCAGACACTGTCGCAGCTCGCCCACGAGCTGAAGGAGACCGTCGGTCGCTTCCACGTCTGA
- a CDS encoding MATE family efflux transporter produces MLEGSLWDKIIVFALPIALTGILEQMFNAADVAVLGRFVGTEAMAAVGNNVPIVGLIVTLFLGLSLGANVVIAQYIGARRLKEASRAVHTALALSILAGIGVTLLGELFAAPLLSLLDVPDAVMPLAELYLRVFLMGMPFMSVYNFASAILRSHGDTGTPLIALLAASALNVVLDLGFVLVLGLSADGVAWGTVLSYLVAASLLIHALRREEGVLRLDFRLLCVRRHHTKRIFVIGMPAAVQGMVFCFANLVIQAALNSLGAEVMAASAAAFTIEINMYCVIAAFQQACTTFVSQNYGAGNLPRCREVTRWSLRLNIVAMLVLGALILLFMRPLLRIFNGDPAVVEIGVIRIIYVVVPEIFSVFIDIFSGSMRGYGYSLMPALVTLVCICGVRLSWVWLVFPHRPTFETLMVIYPISWMVTSLFLYLLYRFYLKHLKVMRLT; encoded by the coding sequence ATGCTTGAAGGTTCGCTGTGGGATAAGATTATCGTCTTTGCCCTGCCCATCGCTTTGACGGGCATTTTGGAGCAAATGTTCAATGCGGCGGACGTCGCGGTGCTCGGTCGCTTCGTTGGGACGGAGGCGATGGCGGCAGTCGGCAACAACGTGCCCATTGTCGGACTCATTGTGACGCTCTTCCTCGGACTTTCGCTCGGCGCCAATGTCGTTATCGCACAGTACATCGGCGCACGTCGCCTCAAGGAGGCGAGCCGTGCCGTCCATACGGCTCTTGCACTTTCGATCCTTGCAGGCATAGGCGTGACCTTGCTGGGCGAGCTTTTCGCTGCGCCATTGCTTTCCCTGCTTGACGTGCCCGATGCCGTCATGCCGCTGGCGGAGCTTTACCTGCGCGTATTTCTTATGGGGATGCCCTTTATGAGCGTCTATAATTTTGCCTCGGCGATTCTCCGAAGTCATGGAGATACGGGCACACCGCTCATTGCGCTCCTGGCGGCGAGCGCTCTCAATGTCGTCCTTGACTTGGGCTTCGTGCTCGTCCTGGGGTTGAGTGCTGACGGCGTGGCGTGGGGCACGGTGCTCTCGTATCTCGTGGCGGCTTCCCTGCTCATCCACGCCTTGCGCCGCGAAGAGGGTGTCCTGCGGCTCGATTTCCGCCTCCTGTGCGTGCGCCGTCACCATACGAAGCGCATTTTCGTCATCGGTATGCCCGCTGCCGTGCAGGGCATGGTCTTTTGCTTTGCGAACCTCGTCATTCAGGCGGCTTTGAACAGTCTCGGCGCGGAGGTCATGGCGGCGTCTGCGGCGGCATTCACAATCGAGATCAACATGTACTGCGTGATTGCGGCCTTTCAGCAGGCGTGCACGACCTTCGTCAGCCAGAACTACGGTGCGGGAAATCTGCCGCGCTGCCGCGAGGTCACGCGCTGGAGTCTTCGCCTGAACATCGTCGCCATGCTCGTTCTCGGCGCACTCATCCTTCTCTTCATGCGCCCGCTGCTGCGCATCTTTAACGGCGATCCTGCCGTCGTCGAGATCGGCGTCATACGCATCATCTACGTCGTCGTGCCCGAGATCTTTTCCGTATTCATCGACATCTTCTCCGGCTCGATGCGCGGCTACGGCTACTCGTTGATGCCGGCTCTTGTCACGCTCGTTTGCATCTGCGGTGTGCGTCTCTCGTGGGTATGGCTCGTCTTCCCGCATCGTCCGACGTTCGAGACGCTCATGGTCATCTATCCGATCAGTTGGATGGTGACGTCGCTGTTTCTCTATCTTTTGTACCGTTTCTACTTGAAGCATCTGAAGGTGATGCGCCTGACGTAG